In the genome of Alphaproteobacteria bacterium, one region contains:
- a CDS encoding AMP-binding protein, with the protein MSEFFDTYEIQPPEVREAALLAELPRQIAHAQEKTPYFRELLKNVQAADITGREALAQLPVTYKSDLIEAQAANRPFGGMNALPPGDMLHLFLSPGPIAEPEGRSHDWWRGARSLFAAGFRKGDTLINTFSYHFTPAGLLTDSAARALGCAVFPGGVGQTDRQVEAIHWYGINGFMGTPDFLKIIMDKADELGVDISSMTKALVGAGALPPSLRQEIIGRGVSCVQNYGTADLGIVAYESQAMEGMILSEGMIVEIVRPGTGEPVAEGEVGEVVVTQIWNKDYPLIRFATGDLSAMLPGVSPCGRTAPRIKGWMGRADQSTKVRGMFVRPNQVANVVKQHPQVQRARIVIGNVDRRDTMVFKAEVESRPEGLADAIAKTIDAEIRIRAEVELVAVGSLPNDGKVIEDTRTYE; encoded by the coding sequence ATGAGCGAATTTTTCGACACTTACGAGATTCAACCGCCGGAGGTGCGGGAGGCCGCCTTGCTGGCGGAACTGCCCCGCCAGATTGCGCACGCTCAGGAAAAGACGCCGTATTTCCGGGAGTTGCTGAAGAATGTGCAGGCAGCGGATATCACCGGCCGCGAGGCGCTGGCACAACTCCCCGTCACCTACAAGTCCGACCTGATCGAGGCGCAGGCGGCGAACCGGCCGTTCGGCGGCATGAACGCGCTGCCGCCGGGCGACATGCTTCACCTGTTCCTCTCGCCCGGCCCGATTGCGGAGCCGGAGGGCCGCAGCCATGACTGGTGGCGCGGTGCGCGCTCGCTGTTCGCGGCGGGCTTCCGCAAGGGCGACACACTCATCAACACGTTCAGCTATCATTTCACGCCGGCGGGCCTGCTGACCGACAGTGCGGCGCGCGCGCTGGGCTGCGCCGTGTTTCCGGGCGGCGTCGGCCAGACCGACCGGCAGGTGGAGGCGATCCACTGGTATGGCATCAACGGCTTCATGGGCACGCCCGACTTCCTGAAGATCATCATGGACAAGGCGGACGAACTGGGCGTCGACATTTCCAGCATGACCAAGGCGCTGGTCGGCGCCGGCGCGCTGCCGCCTTCGCTGCGGCAGGAGATCATCGGCCGCGGCGTCTCTTGCGTGCAGAATTACGGCACCGCCGACCTCGGCATCGTCGCTTACGAGAGCCAGGCGATGGAGGGCATGATCCTCTCCGAAGGCATGATCGTCGAGATCGTCCGCCCCGGTACCGGCGAGCCCGTGGCCGAAGGCGAGGTGGGCGAGGTGGTCGTCACCCAGATCTGGAACAAGGATTATCCGCTGATCCGGTTTGCCACCGGTGACCTCTCCGCCATGCTGCCCGGCGTTTCGCCCTGCGGCCGCACGGCGCCGCGCATCAAGGGCTGGATGGGGCGTGCCGATCAGTCGACCAAGGTTCGTGGCATGTTCGTCCGTCCGAACCAGGTCGCCAACGTGGTCAAGCAGCACCCGCAGGTGCAGCGGGCGCGGATCGTGATCGGCAATGTCGACCGTCGCGACACCATGGTTTTCAAGGCCGAGGTCGAGAGCCGGCCCGAGGGTCTGGCCGACGCCATTGCCAAGACCATCGACGCCGAAATCCGCATTCGGGCCGAGGTGGAGTTGGTCGCCGTCGGCTCGCTGCCGAACGACGGCAAGGTGATCGAGGATACCCGCACCTATGAGTGA
- a CDS encoding bifunctional diguanylate cyclase/phosphodiesterase yields MCAQPTVNAAAPSALARYRWDPASDRLEWPDLPDGWRDWLPDPMPERGREFWALLPADEQARRAEVADRSSVDEMPVFSRFPLATAAGPIWVRERLAPADDAGVLEGELAVLSEGEAELAARDGNAGYDPLTGCFSRRRLIEGLKLAVENALNAGGSGAYLVVDIDQFGMLNHAYGHRTGDGVLVAVAERLYQLLGAGVQLGRAGGDSFGIVVGGANEDSALALAERMVRSFADQPLADRDRLLLTVSVGAVVFPAAACSAEEAMARADLTLAGAKARGRNQFELYALSADQRAVHRRDLALVARVQQAVQTRRLTFAYQPVVRSNDHRPAFYECLLRIRTPNDFLIAAAQFIPLVEDMGLIREIDHFVLEQSIKELSSDRHVTLAINVSGHTTGDAAWLRRLQLLSHATPGIMRRLIVEITETAAIRDLETTQHFVETVRSTGARVALDDFGAGTTSFRHLKDLPVDIVKIDGLFTGRLAEQPENLLFFKALLGLAQGCGFETVAECAETAQDAMLLAASGVTYLQGYHFAKPELTRLKGDPVLPLGAPESVDLPPVGGLRFVS; encoded by the coding sequence ATGTGCGCTCAGCCGACTGTCAACGCCGCCGCTCCGTCCGCCCTGGCTCGCTATCGCTGGGATCCGGCCAGCGACCGATTGGAGTGGCCCGACCTGCCGGACGGCTGGCGCGACTGGCTGCCCGATCCGATGCCGGAGCGTGGCCGGGAGTTCTGGGCGTTGCTGCCGGCCGACGAACAGGCGCGGCGGGCCGAGGTCGCGGACCGCTCCAGCGTCGACGAGATGCCGGTGTTCAGCCGCTTCCCCCTCGCCACCGCTGCGGGGCCGATCTGGGTGCGCGAGCGCCTGGCGCCAGCGGACGACGCCGGGGTGCTGGAAGGTGAGCTGGCCGTCCTGAGCGAGGGCGAGGCCGAGCTGGCGGCGCGCGACGGCAATGCCGGCTACGATCCGCTGACCGGCTGCTTTTCCCGCCGCCGCCTCATCGAAGGGCTCAAGCTGGCGGTGGAGAATGCGCTGAACGCGGGCGGCAGCGGCGCTTATCTGGTGGTCGACATCGACCAGTTCGGCATGCTCAACCATGCCTATGGCCACCGCACCGGCGATGGCGTGCTCGTTGCGGTGGCGGAACGGCTCTATCAGTTGCTGGGGGCCGGCGTTCAACTCGGTCGGGCCGGCGGCGACAGTTTCGGTATTGTCGTCGGCGGCGCGAACGAGGACAGCGCCCTGGCACTGGCCGAGCGTATGGTGCGCTCGTTCGCGGACCAACCCCTGGCCGATCGCGACCGGTTGCTGCTGACGGTTTCGGTCGGGGCGGTGGTGTTTCCGGCCGCGGCCTGTAGCGCCGAAGAGGCCATGGCCCGCGCCGACCTCACCCTGGCGGGCGCCAAGGCGCGGGGCCGCAACCAGTTCGAACTCTATGCCCTCTCCGCCGACCAGCGGGCGGTCCATCGGCGCGACCTCGCCCTGGTGGCACGGGTGCAACAGGCGGTGCAGACGCGGCGGCTCACCTTCGCCTACCAGCCCGTGGTGCGCTCCAACGATCATCGCCCGGCCTTCTACGAGTGCCTGTTGCGCATTCGCACTCCGAACGATTTCCTGATCGCCGCGGCGCAGTTCATCCCTTTGGTCGAGGATATGGGGCTAATCCGTGAAATCGATCATTTCGTTTTGGAACAGTCGATTAAAGAGCTTTCTTCCGATAGGCACGTCACATTGGCGATCAATGTTTCCGGGCATACCACCGGCGATGCCGCCTGGCTGCGGCGGCTGCAATTGCTGAGCCATGCCACGCCGGGCATCATGCGCCGCCTGATCGTGGAGATCACCGAAACCGCCGCCATCCGCGATCTGGAGACCACCCAGCACTTCGTCGAGACGGTGCGCTCGACCGGGGCGCGGGTGGCATTGGATGACTTCGGCGCGGGCACGACCTCGTTCCGGCACTTGAAGGACCTGCCCGTCGATATCGTCAAGATCGACGGGCTGTTTACCGGCCGCCTCGCCGAGCAACCCGAAAACCTCCTGTTCTTCAAGGCTCTGCTGGGGCTTGCCCAGGGATGCGGGTTCGAGACCGTGGCCGAATGTGCCGAAACCGCCCAGGACGCCATGCTGTTGGCAGCCTCCGGGGTGACCTATCTGCAAGGCTATCATTTCGCGAAGCCGGAACTGACCCGCCTGAAGGGAGACCCCGTGCTGCCATTGGGGGCGCCGGAGTCGGTCGACCTTCCCCCCGTCGGCGGGTTGCGCTTCGTTTCCTGA
- a CDS encoding aspartate aminotransferase family protein, with the protein MVAETVTAASIAHANTNDLDPWFMPFTANRSFKKAPRLLVSAEGMYYTAKDGRQILDASAGLWCVNAGHGRKKIVEAVQAQVATMDFAPTFQMGHPAAFELASRVAALAPEGLESVFFANSGSEAVDTALKIALAYHRARGEGQRVRFVGRERGYHGIGFGGISVGGISANRKMFGAMLPYVDHLPHTHNLKEMAFSQGQPDWGAHLADDLERICALHDPSTIAAVIVEPVAGSTGVLVPPKGYLERLRAITEKHGILLIFDEVITGFGRLGKAFASEYFGITPDMMTIAKGLTNATVPASGVVLKREIYDAMMQGPEWAVEFAHGYTYSAHPLAVAAGLATLDVYKEEDLFNRGNDLVPVLQDAVHSLKGEPHVIDIRNIGLMAAVELAPAEGAPGKRGYDAFLKAYEAGVYIRLAGDVLAFSPPLIAEPSHIEVMVETLRKVLRTLD; encoded by the coding sequence ATGGTTGCCGAGACTGTTACCGCTGCGTCAATCGCGCACGCCAACACCAACGACCTCGACCCCTGGTTCATGCCCTTCACGGCCAACCGCTCGTTCAAGAAGGCGCCGCGCCTGCTGGTGAGCGCCGAAGGCATGTACTACACCGCCAAGGACGGACGCCAGATCCTGGACGCCTCGGCCGGGCTGTGGTGTGTCAATGCCGGCCACGGCCGCAAGAAAATCGTCGAGGCGGTGCAGGCCCAGGTCGCCACCATGGATTTCGCGCCGACCTTCCAGATGGGGCATCCGGCGGCGTTCGAACTGGCCTCGCGCGTCGCGGCGCTGGCGCCCGAGGGGCTCGAGTCGGTGTTCTTTGCCAACAGCGGCTCGGAAGCCGTGGATACCGCTCTCAAAATCGCCCTGGCCTATCACCGCGCGCGCGGCGAGGGGCAGCGGGTGCGGTTCGTCGGGCGTGAGCGCGGCTATCACGGCATCGGCTTCGGCGGCATCTCGGTCGGCGGGATCAGCGCCAACCGGAAAATGTTCGGCGCGATGCTGCCCTATGTCGACCACCTGCCGCACACCCACAACCTGAAGGAAATGGCATTCAGCCAGGGCCAGCCGGATTGGGGCGCGCATCTGGCCGACGACCTGGAGCGCATCTGCGCCCTGCACGACCCGTCCACCATCGCCGCCGTCATCGTCGAGCCGGTGGCGGGCTCCACCGGCGTGCTGGTGCCGCCGAAGGGCTATCTGGAGCGGCTGCGGGCGATCACCGAAAAGCACGGCATCCTGTTGATTTTCGACGAGGTCATCACGGGCTTCGGCCGGCTCGGCAAGGCGTTTGCCAGCGAGTATTTCGGCATCACCCCCGACATGATGACCATCGCCAAGGGCCTGACCAACGCCACCGTCCCGGCCTCCGGCGTGGTGCTGAAGCGCGAGATCTACGACGCGATGATGCAGGGGCCGGAATGGGCGGTCGAGTTCGCCCACGGCTACACCTATTCCGCCCACCCCCTGGCGGTGGCGGCCGGTCTGGCGACGCTGGACGTCTACAAGGAAGAGGACCTGTTCAACCGCGGCAACGATCTGGTCCCGGTGCTACAGGATGCGGTGCACAGCCTGAAGGGCGAGCCGCACGTCATCGACATCCGCAATATCGGCCTGATGGCCGCGGTCGAACTGGCCCCGGCCGAGGGCGCGCCGGGCAAGCGCGGCTACGATGCCTTCCTCAAAGCCTATGAGGCGGGCGTCTATATTCGTCTCGCCGGCGACGTGTTGGCCTTCTCGCCGCCGCTGATCGCCGAGCCCAGCCATATCGAAGTGATGGTGGAAACCCTGCGCAAGGTGTTGCGCACGCTGGATTAA
- a CDS encoding global cell cycle regulator GcrA-like protein: protein MSWTDTQVAELRKLWSEPHTAAQIGRKLGVSKNAVIGKAYRLGLPPKRGERQKGPRLVATSPALSTPRSCAWPVGDPTKADFHFCGSAVVPGRPYCAEHCAVAYTHYRNEAEATAATEKAVKEAVA from the coding sequence ATGAGTTGGACAGACACTCAAGTCGCCGAGTTGCGCAAGCTTTGGTCGGAGCCGCACACGGCCGCACAGATCGGACGCAAGCTCGGGGTCTCCAAGAACGCGGTCATCGGCAAGGCCTACCGGCTGGGACTGCCGCCAAAACGGGGCGAGCGCCAGAAAGGCCCGCGCCTGGTCGCCACCAGCCCGGCGCTCTCCACGCCGCGCAGTTGCGCCTGGCCCGTCGGCGATCCGACCAAGGCGGATTTCCATTTCTGCGGATCGGCGGTCGTCCCCGGCCGACCCTACTGCGCCGAGCATTGCGCCGTCGCCTATACCCACTACCGCAACGAGGCGGAAGCAACTGCGGCGACGGAAAAGGCGGTGAAGGAGGCGGTCGCTTAG
- a CDS encoding cytochrome c family protein, giving the protein MRTILAAALAGLVLSAGVAHAGDPDKGKSVFNKCKSCHMIGPNAKTRVGPELNGIVGRPMGSVEGFHYSKELKEMGEAGGVWDADKLNAYIKKPKAMIPHGRMPFPGLANDQQRDDLVAYLKQFAADGSQAQ; this is encoded by the coding sequence ATGCGTACGATACTGGCAGCGGCCCTGGCGGGCCTTGTGCTTTCCGCCGGCGTTGCTCATGCGGGCGATCCGGACAAGGGCAAGTCCGTCTTCAACAAGTGCAAGTCGTGTCACATGATCGGGCCGAACGCGAAAACGCGCGTGGGTCCGGAACTGAACGGCATTGTCGGCCGACCGATGGGCTCGGTCGAGGGCTTTCACTATTCGAAGGAATTGAAGGAAATGGGCGAGGCCGGCGGCGTCTGGGACGCTGACAAGCTGAACGCCTATATCAAGAAACCGAAGGCCATGATTCCGCACGGGCGCATGCCGTTCCCCGGCCTGGCCAACGACCAGCAGCGCGACGACCTGGTCGCCTATCTGAAGCAGTTCGCCGCGGACGGTTCGCAGGCGCAATAG
- the phaR gene encoding polyhydroxyalkanoate synthesis repressor PhaR — protein MPQKRPKSDSASDDVIIKKYANRRLYNTSTSSYVTLEDLRKMVQEDINFRVIDAKTHEDLTRSVLTQIIVEEESRGQNLLPISFLRQIIAMYEDNMRWTLPQYLETAMGWYARHQQEVQRQVSSSFGGMMPPALEEMQRQQLALFDQAVRMFSPGAGAGGNATKPPEPPPAPKAEGGEEIADLRERIAALQHAVETLAKKGEG, from the coding sequence ATGCCCCAGAAACGCCCGAAGAGCGATTCGGCATCGGATGACGTCATTATCAAGAAATACGCCAACCGGCGGCTCTACAACACATCGACCAGCAGTTACGTGACGCTCGAAGATTTGCGCAAGATGGTGCAGGAGGACATCAATTTCCGGGTCATCGATGCCAAGACGCATGAGGATCTGACCCGTTCCGTGCTGACCCAGATCATCGTCGAGGAGGAAAGTCGCGGCCAGAACCTGCTGCCGATCAGCTTCCTGCGTCAGATCATTGCCATGTACGAAGACAATATGCGCTGGACGCTGCCGCAATATCTCGAAACGGCGATGGGCTGGTATGCCCGGCACCAGCAGGAGGTGCAGCGCCAGGTCAGCTCGTCTTTCGGCGGAATGATGCCGCCGGCCCTGGAAGAGATGCAGCGCCAGCAACTGGCCCTGTTCGATCAGGCCGTGCGCATGTTCAGCCCCGGTGCCGGCGCGGGCGGCAATGCCACCAAGCCACCGGAACCGCCGCCTGCGCCGAAAGCGGAGGGGGGCGAAGAAATCGCCGACCTGCGCGAGCGCATCGCGGCCTTGCAACACGCCGTCGAAACCCTCGCCAAGAAGGGCGAGGGTTAA